A genomic stretch from Dissulfurispira thermophila includes:
- a CDS encoding glycoside hydrolase family 57 protein — MNYPLYIAFLWHMHQPFYKDPLTGIYRLPWVRLHGTKDYLDMVKILEEFPDIHQTFNIVPSLIEQLRDYIENNAIDRYLELTLKNPSDMTESERLFVIENFFLANWENMIKPFPRYYELLIKRGFRFSKADIVRVARYFTDQDIRDLQVLFNLTWIDPIFRDNDPDMKTLIQKERGFSEQDKQLVIKKQFEILKDIIPEYRKMSQTGQIELSVTPFYHPILPLLWDTDSAKIAMPNVKLPKKRFSHPEDAIKQIRMALDYFEKTFGYRPSGMWPSEGSVSEDVVKAIHNEGIKWIATDEEILSNSLQKPIRSPEGYLINAKELYVPYQFNNVSIIFRDHKLSDLIGFVYSGWKPEKAVEDFMGKLIQIKNTLPKDRPYIVPIILDGENAWEYYKNDGHDFLRGLYHALSNDDRFKTITISEFIKQHGAGEPLQRLHSGSWINANFGIWIGHEEDNLAWDYLSQAREDLDAFAKTNPDKDLTDAWNALYAAEGSDWNWWYGDEHTTETQEDFDELFRSYLMQVYRIIGKDIPPHLYVPILLEDRSIQPVTQARGFIFPKIDGSVTSYFEWYQSAYVDVKRSGGSMHKSESFVSAIYYGFNKDNLYIRIDPVAPFTEAKEPIILQINIVQPFTFKIISNLQQRTPNALLYEKVFEEWLFIRTLENVAAEEIFEIEIPFQDIKAKENDEIHLSINIMKNDEEIERCPWRGYITITVPTPYYETLMWY; from the coding sequence TGTGGCACATGCATCAACCATTTTACAAAGACCCTCTTACAGGCATTTATCGTCTGCCATGGGTAAGACTGCACGGAACTAAAGATTACCTTGACATGGTAAAAATCCTCGAGGAGTTTCCTGATATTCACCAGACCTTTAACATAGTCCCTTCTCTGATTGAACAATTAAGAGATTATATAGAAAACAATGCCATAGACAGATACCTCGAGCTAACACTGAAGAATCCCTCTGATATGACAGAATCAGAAAGACTATTTGTGATAGAAAACTTCTTTTTAGCAAATTGGGAAAATATGATAAAACCCTTTCCAAGATACTATGAACTGCTCATAAAAAGGGGATTTAGATTTTCAAAAGCAGATATTGTTAGAGTAGCTCGATATTTCACGGATCAGGACATAAGAGACCTTCAAGTGCTTTTCAATCTAACATGGATTGACCCTATATTCAGAGACAATGACCCTGATATGAAGACGTTAATACAAAAAGAAAGAGGCTTCTCAGAGCAAGACAAACAACTTGTAATAAAAAAACAATTCGAGATATTGAAAGACATAATCCCTGAATACAGAAAAATGAGCCAGACTGGACAGATAGAGCTATCTGTAACACCATTTTATCACCCGATACTCCCACTATTATGGGATACAGACTCTGCTAAGATAGCAATGCCAAATGTAAAATTACCTAAAAAGAGATTCAGCCATCCTGAAGACGCCATAAAGCAGATAAGGATGGCACTCGATTACTTTGAAAAAACATTTGGATACAGGCCATCAGGCATGTGGCCTTCAGAAGGCTCTGTAAGTGAAGATGTTGTAAAGGCAATACATAACGAGGGAATTAAATGGATTGCAACAGACGAAGAGATACTATCAAACTCACTCCAAAAGCCCATAAGAAGCCCTGAAGGTTATCTCATAAATGCAAAAGAACTCTATGTGCCCTATCAATTTAACAATGTCTCGATAATATTCAGAGACCACAAACTATCAGACCTCATAGGATTTGTATATTCAGGATGGAAGCCAGAAAAGGCAGTTGAAGACTTCATGGGTAAGCTCATACAAATTAAAAACACTCTTCCAAAAGATAGACCATATATCGTACCTATAATCCTCGATGGAGAAAATGCATGGGAATACTACAAAAACGACGGACACGACTTTCTACGAGGATTGTATCACGCATTGAGCAATGATGATAGATTTAAGACAATAACCATCTCAGAATTTATAAAACAACATGGTGCTGGTGAACCACTTCAGAGACTGCATTCAGGCTCATGGATAAATGCCAACTTTGGAATATGGATTGGACATGAGGAGGACAATCTCGCATGGGATTATCTTAGTCAAGCAAGAGAAGACCTCGATGCATTTGCAAAGACAAATCCAGATAAAGACCTAACAGATGCATGGAATGCCCTCTATGCAGCAGAAGGAAGCGACTGGAACTGGTGGTATGGAGACGAACACACAACAGAAACACAAGAAGACTTTGATGAACTCTTCAGAAGCTATCTAATGCAAGTCTATAGGATAATTGGCAAAGACATTCCACCACATCTTTATGTGCCAATACTGCTTGAGGACCGAAGCATCCAGCCTGTAACACAAGCAAGGGGATTTATATTTCCAAAGATTGACGGCTCTGTTACAAGCTATTTCGAATGGTATCAGAGCGCATATGTTGATGTAAAAAGATCAGGTGGAAGCATGCACAAATCAGAGAGCTTTGTCTCTGCAATATACTATGGCTTTAACAAAGACAATCTATACATTAGAATTGACCCTGTAGCACCATTTACAGAAGCAAAAGAACCCATTATATTGCAAATAAATATTGTGCAGCCATTTACATTTAAAATAATCTCCAACTTACAACAACGCACACCTAATGCACTATTATACGAAAAAGTATTTGAAGAATGGCTATTTATAAGGACCCTTGAGAATGTAGCAGCAGAAGAGATATTTGAAATAGAGATACCATTTCAAGACATAAAAGCAAAAGAGAATGACGAAATTCACCTTTCTATAAATATAATGAAAAATGATGAAGAAATCGAGCGATGCCCATGGAGAGGCTACATAACCATAACAGTGCCAACACCATATTATGAAACATTAATGTGGTATTAA
- a CDS encoding mechanosensitive ion channel domain-containing protein → MRISNIIIEDAIHKVSDVTGLSKDIIPLIKNVSKIAIIIASLMVILSIWKINITPIIASAGIAGAAVALAAKDTIANFFGRISVFADKPCKIGDFIVIDKADRGEVISIGIRSTRIKTVDDIMITIPNSIIANSKIINESAPTPNIRVRIPVSVAYGSNIDLVL, encoded by the coding sequence ATGAGGATAAGCAACATAATCATCGAAGATGCTATACATAAAGTATCTGATGTAACAGGCTTGAGCAAAGACATAATCCCATTAATCAAAAATGTCTCTAAAATAGCAATCATCATTGCCTCTCTAATGGTTATCTTATCCATATGGAAGATAAACATCACACCGATTATTGCATCTGCTGGTATTGCGGGTGCTGCTGTTGCATTAGCTGCAAAAGACACTATAGCTAACTTTTTTGGCAGAATAAGCGTATTTGCTGACAAGCCATGTAAAATAGGGGATTTTATTGTTATTGATAAAGCAGACAGAGGAGAGGTTATATCTATTGGGATAAGGAGCACAAGGATTAAGACAGTCGATGACATAATGATAACCATTCCTAACTCTATAATTGCAAACTCAAAGATAATAAATGAAAGTGCACCCACACCGAATATAAGAGTGAGGATTCCTGTAAGTGTTGCATATGGAAGCAATATAGACCTTGTATTATGA
- a CDS encoding MFS transporter, translated as MRDFDISALPEERISFSRDIFSVPVIVASLGYFVDIYDLILFSIVRIQSLKAIGLDGKELLDKGVFLLNMQMAGMLLGGILWGILGDKKGRVKILFGSIFLYSIANIANGFVNSIQSYAVWRFIAGIGLAGELGAGVTLVLENLPKHSRGYGTMIVATVGVTGAIVANYIARHFDWRIAYFIGGGLGMLLLIMRVSVYESGMYKQIEEREISKGNFFMLFNNPRRFIKYINSILIGLPIWFCVGILITFSPEFAKAMNISVSINAGEAVMFCYIGLVFGDFVSGFMSQYFKSRKKIIFVFQLLTSTTIIIYFMLHSASASLFYFICGIMGFAIGYWAIFVTVAAEQFGTNIRATVASTVPNFIRGAVIPITFLFQLTRRYFDILIAGAIVGALCMLIALYALYHLEETFHKNLDYIEE; from the coding sequence ATGAGGGATTTCGATATTTCTGCATTGCCTGAAGAGAGGATAAGTTTTAGTAGGGACATCTTCTCTGTTCCTGTGATTGTTGCTTCGCTCGGATATTTTGTAGATATTTATGATCTCATACTTTTCAGCATTGTGAGGATTCAGAGCCTCAAGGCAATCGGGCTTGATGGCAAAGAACTACTGGATAAAGGTGTTTTTCTCCTGAATATGCAGATGGCTGGCATGCTTTTAGGCGGCATCTTATGGGGAATACTTGGAGATAAAAAAGGAAGGGTAAAAATACTCTTTGGCTCGATATTTTTATATTCCATAGCAAACATTGCAAATGGTTTTGTTAATTCAATCCAGAGCTATGCTGTATGGAGATTCATTGCTGGAATTGGGCTGGCTGGAGAGCTTGGAGCTGGAGTGACTTTAGTATTAGAAAATCTTCCAAAACACTCACGAGGATACGGCACCATGATTGTTGCAACTGTTGGTGTTACGGGTGCGATTGTTGCTAATTACATTGCAAGACATTTTGATTGGAGGATAGCCTATTTTATAGGCGGAGGTCTTGGAATGCTTTTGCTCATAATGAGGGTAAGTGTTTATGAGTCAGGTATGTATAAACAGATAGAAGAAAGAGAGATAAGCAAGGGGAATTTCTTTATGCTTTTTAACAATCCCAGACGATTCATTAAATATATAAATTCCATTCTCATTGGACTTCCCATATGGTTTTGTGTTGGCATATTGATCACCTTTTCTCCTGAATTTGCAAAGGCAATGAATATCTCTGTCAGTATCAATGCGGGTGAGGCAGTAATGTTCTGTTATATAGGGCTTGTTTTTGGTGATTTTGTAAGTGGATTTATGAGCCAGTATTTTAAAAGCAGAAAAAAAATAATTTTCGTATTTCAACTGCTTACATCTACTACAATAATTATCTACTTCATGCTCCATAGTGCAAGTGCATCTCTTTTTTATTTTATTTGTGGAATAATGGGCTTTGCAATTGGCTACTGGGCTATATTTGTTACTGTAGCTGCAGAGCAGTTTGGCACCAACATAAGGGCAACAGTGGCATCCACAGTCCCTAATTTTATTCGTGGTGCAGTTATCCCGATTACTTTTTTATTCCAGCTTACCAGAAGATATTTTGATATACTTATTGCCGGGGCTATAGTTGGAGCATTATGCATGCTTATTGCACTTTATGCCCTATATCATCTTGAGGAGACATTTCATAAAAATCTGGATTATATAGAGGAGTAA
- the rsmI gene encoding 16S rRNA (cytidine(1402)-2'-O)-methyltransferase, translating into MSNNYGRLYIVSTPIGNLEDITLRAIRTLKEVDFIAAEDTRHSRKLLNHYGITKPLISYWSEKEKIRSKEIMEKLCSGLSVAIISDAGTPGISDPGAVLIKGAIDKGIDVIPIPGVSALIAALSVSGISTEEFTFIGFLPAKAAQRQKKLNELVFEQRALIFYEAPHRILETLRDMEEIFGSRYIVLAKEITKIHEEILRGTIPEIIDMLETKTIAGEYVIIAEGSKREKIQVDEALKEIKSLMKKGKGRKEAVKIVAGQYGLSKKELYDKSLES; encoded by the coding sequence TTGTCAAATAATTACGGAAGACTCTATATAGTTTCTACTCCTATTGGAAACCTTGAAGATATAACCTTGAGGGCAATAAGGACATTAAAAGAAGTAGATTTTATTGCTGCAGAGGATACAAGACATTCTCGCAAACTCCTCAATCATTACGGCATAACAAAGCCCTTAATAAGCTATTGGTCTGAGAAAGAAAAAATAAGATCAAAAGAGATTATGGAAAAACTCTGCTCGGGACTCTCTGTAGCCATTATCTCTGACGCTGGCACCCCTGGCATATCAGACCCTGGTGCAGTGCTTATAAAAGGGGCAATAGATAAAGGAATTGATGTAATACCGATCCCTGGGGTATCTGCACTTATAGCTGCCCTTTCTGTATCAGGCATCTCTACAGAGGAATTTACATTTATAGGCTTTTTACCTGCAAAGGCTGCACAGAGGCAAAAAAAATTAAATGAGCTTGTATTTGAACAAAGGGCATTGATATTTTATGAGGCACCTCATAGAATACTGGAAACACTAAGAGATATGGAGGAAATATTTGGCAGCAGATACATTGTTTTAGCAAAGGAAATTACCAAGATACACGAGGAAATATTGAGAGGCACAATACCTGAAATCATTGATATGCTTGAGACAAAAACTATTGCTGGTGAATATGTAATAATAGCCGAAGGCAGTAAGAGAGAAAAGATACAAGTAGATGAGGCATTAAAGGAGATTAAATCTCTGATGAAAAAAGGTAAGGGGAGAAAAGAGGCTGTAAAGATAGTTGCAGGGCAGTATGGACTGAGCAAAAAAGAGCTTTACGATAAATCATTGGAGTCTTGA
- a CDS encoding ferritin family protein, with amino-acid sequence MEKFSIREVVSQAIQTEKLGYQFYTSMAEKFKKDNEGMNKLFTTLAEKELIHEKTFSDLLPMIGDVEPEGWEDISQYMRAIVESEFFLGKNKSLPSMENIKTVKDAVDFAIGFEKETLLYFYGIKDAVKEKEIVEEIINEEKSHIRWLISFKSTFVK; translated from the coding sequence ATGGAGAAATTTTCTATCAGAGAGGTTGTAAGTCAGGCTATTCAGACAGAAAAATTGGGGTATCAGTTTTACACTTCGATGGCAGAGAAATTCAAGAAAGATAATGAAGGCATGAACAAACTTTTCACTACCCTTGCAGAGAAAGAATTAATCCACGAAAAGACATTTTCAGATTTATTGCCAATGATAGGAGATGTCGAGCCAGAGGGATGGGAAGACATATCCCAGTATATGAGGGCTATTGTAGAGTCTGAATTCTTTCTTGGGAAAAATAAATCTCTTCCATCTATGGAAAATATAAAGACAGTTAAGGATGCAGTGGACTTTGCCATTGGTTTTGAAAAGGAGACACTACTTTATTTTTATGGGATAAAAGATGCTGTCAAAGAAAAAGAGATTGTCGAAGAGATTATTAACGAGGAAAAGAGCCATATAAGATGGCTTATTTCTTTTAAAAGCACCTTTGTCAAATAA
- a CDS encoding NAD+ synthase codes for MKTARIALCQINSTVGDFSGNVEKIVRFINDADRYKPDIIAFPELAITGYPPEDLLLKPQFIEDNLNALRDIQHIVDDFIVIVGFVDKRDDIYNAIAVIHKKNIVDIYHKVHLPNYGVFDEYRYFQAGTRYPVYQMGDVTFGVNICEDIWYPEGPATIQALSGAEFIININASPYHIGKTSFREKMLSTRASDSNIIMAYLNTVGGQDELVFDGRSFVVDHDGNVISVAKQFDEDMIIVDLDLDAVFMKRLHNPRRRQQIIALGKGMVEKIIIERKKRSPTHSPIHPFTSPPLHIEEEVYNALVLGTRDYVRKNGFKKVCIGLSGGIDSSLVATIAVDAIGRDNVTGIFMPSPYTSKESREDAYELAKNLEINIIEVPINDIFETYLDTLKPQFKDMPSNTTEENIQARIRGNILMAFSNKFGWLVLTTGNKSEMSVGYATLYGDMAGGFAVIKDVAKTLVYRICKWKNQKEGKALIPERVLLKEPSAELKSGQKDTDTLPPYEILDPILKAYVEEDKSFDEIINLGCEEECVRKVIKMVDTSEYKRRQSPPGIKITPRAFGRDRRFPITNRYRSW; via the coding sequence ATGAAAACAGCAAGGATTGCCCTTTGCCAGATAAATTCCACTGTTGGCGACTTCAGTGGTAATGTTGAGAAAATAGTTAGATTTATAAATGATGCTGATAGATACAAGCCTGATATAATAGCTTTTCCTGAGCTTGCAATTACTGGCTATCCACCTGAAGATTTGCTTTTAAAGCCACAGTTTATAGAAGACAACTTAAATGCCCTAAGAGATATTCAGCACATTGTAGATGATTTCATTGTAATTGTTGGATTTGTTGATAAAAGAGATGACATATATAATGCTATAGCAGTAATTCACAAAAAAAATATTGTTGATATTTACCATAAAGTGCATCTTCCCAATTATGGGGTTTTTGATGAATACAGATATTTTCAGGCTGGCACAAGGTATCCTGTATATCAGATGGGAGATGTAACTTTTGGAGTAAATATTTGTGAAGACATATGGTATCCTGAAGGACCTGCTACTATTCAGGCATTATCAGGCGCAGAGTTCATAATCAATATCAATGCCTCTCCGTATCACATTGGAAAAACCTCTTTTAGAGAAAAAATGCTGTCCACCCGTGCATCAGATAGCAATATAATTATGGCATATCTAAATACTGTTGGTGGACAAGATGAACTTGTATTCGATGGTCGGAGCTTTGTAGTTGACCATGATGGAAATGTTATTAGTGTAGCAAAACAATTTGATGAGGACATGATTATTGTTGATTTAGATTTAGACGCAGTATTCATGAAAAGACTGCATAATCCGCGCAGAAGACAGCAGATTATCGCACTTGGAAAGGGGATGGTAGAAAAAATTATCATTGAAAGGAAGAAACGGTCTCCTACCCATTCACCCATTCACCCATTTACCTCTCCACCCCTTCATATTGAGGAAGAAGTCTATAATGCCCTTGTCCTTGGCACAAGAGATTATGTTCGTAAAAATGGATTTAAAAAGGTGTGCATTGGTTTGAGCGGCGGGATAGATTCTTCTTTAGTTGCTACCATTGCTGTAGATGCTATAGGAAGGGATAATGTTACAGGCATATTTATGCCGTCTCCTTATACATCCAAAGAGAGCAGAGAAGATGCGTATGAGCTTGCAAAAAATCTTGAGATAAATATTATAGAAGTGCCTATAAATGATATTTTTGAGACATATCTTGATACACTGAAGCCTCAATTCAAAGACATGCCATCTAATACCACAGAAGAAAACATTCAAGCGCGCATAAGGGGCAATATTCTAATGGCATTTTCTAATAAATTTGGATGGCTTGTGCTAACAACTGGCAATAAGTCAGAAATGAGTGTTGGATATGCAACCCTTTATGGTGATATGGCTGGAGGATTTGCTGTGATTAAAGATGTTGCAAAGACACTGGTTTACAGGATATGTAAATGGAAAAATCAAAAAGAGGGCAAGGCTTTAATCCCCGAAAGGGTTTTATTAAAAGAGCCATCTGCTGAATTGAAATCAGGTCAAAAGGATACAGACACACTTCCTCCATATGAAATTCTTGATCCCATACTAAAGGCATATGTAGAAGAAGACAAGAGCTTTGATGAAATAATCAATCTTGGCTGTGAAGAGGAGTGTGTAAGAAAGGTAATCAAGATGGTTGACACCAGTGAGTATAAAAGGAGACAATCTCCACCCGGAATAAAGATAACCCCGAGGGCATTTGGTAGAGATAGAAGATTCCCAATAACAAATAGATATAGGAGTTGGTGA
- a CDS encoding nitroreductase: MDALECIKTRMSIRKFKPEPVSKEILMSVFDTARWSPSYKNTQPWEAVIVSGSKKDELSKHLIEVFERGEKPRPDIPEPQSWPSHIDIRIKELFKKRSERFGIDFSDPEVGKRSKIANFRFYGAPHGIFLFQDASLPLWSLFDIGLFTQSLMLAAHSYGLGTVPQAFLTDYSDVVKKFLGIPESKRLVLGISIGYPDVEDKANSFRTDRVDVNEIVKWIQ; encoded by the coding sequence ATGGATGCACTTGAATGCATTAAAACAAGGATGAGTATCAGAAAATTCAAGCCTGAGCCTGTATCAAAGGAAATATTAATGAGTGTTTTTGATACTGCCAGATGGAGTCCTTCTTATAAAAACACACAGCCATGGGAGGCAGTGATAGTATCAGGCTCTAAAAAAGATGAATTATCAAAGCATCTTATCGAGGTGTTTGAAAGAGGTGAAAAGCCAAGACCTGATATTCCAGAGCCTCAATCATGGCCCTCGCATATAGATATTCGTATAAAAGAGCTTTTCAAGAAAAGGAGCGAAAGATTTGGTATTGACTTCAGCGATCCTGAGGTTGGTAAAAGGTCAAAGATAGCAAATTTCAGGTTTTACGGAGCACCTCATGGCATATTTCTTTTTCAAGATGCATCTCTCCCACTCTGGTCATTGTTTGATATTGGTCTGTTTACTCAGAGCCTTATGCTTGCAGCACATTCATATGGTCTTGGAACAGTGCCTCAGGCATTTCTCACGGATTATTCAGATGTGGTCAAGAAATTTCTTGGCATACCTGAGTCAAAGAGGCTTGTTCTTGGCATATCCATAGGCTATCCAGATGTTGAGGATAAAGCTAATAGTTTTAGAACTGATAGGGTTGATGTCAATGAAATAGTGAAATGGATCCAATAG
- a CDS encoding DUF4416 family protein produces MGSPTPPDKALLFIGTLFSNEDYYIEAQQSLERIFGEIVMETPAIKWDFSDYYKDELGESIYRRFVFFKKLIHQENLSTIKLITNELEKSLSSDVNGVRRRNINLDPGYLTPAKIVLASTKDYSHRIYLKDGIYAEVTLIFKKGQFIPHINTYRDYQDEKYLRIFMIARKLLNILRQSEGQRTDFKSVRVSKIKD; encoded by the coding sequence ATGGGATCACCAACTCCTCCAGACAAGGCACTTCTTTTTATAGGTACGCTTTTTTCAAATGAAGATTATTATATTGAAGCACAACAATCATTGGAAAGGATATTTGGAGAGATTGTTATGGAGACCCCTGCAATAAAATGGGATTTTTCTGATTATTACAAAGATGAACTCGGTGAGTCTATTTATAGGAGATTTGTATTTTTCAAAAAGCTGATACATCAGGAAAATCTTTCCACAATAAAGCTAATAACTAATGAGCTTGAGAAAAGTCTTTCATCTGATGTAAATGGGGTGCGAAGACGAAATATAAATCTTGACCCTGGCTATCTGACCCCTGCGAAAATAGTACTTGCCTCTACAAAAGACTATTCTCATAGGATATACTTAAAAGATGGTATTTATGCTGAGGTAACATTGATCTTTAAAAAGGGTCAGTTTATTCCTCATATAAATACATATAGAGATTATCAGGATGAAAAATATTTGAGGATCTTTATGATAGCAAGAAAACTGCTTAACATTCTGCGTCAGAGTGAAGGACAGAGGACAGACTTTAAAAGTGTCAGGGTATCAAAGATTAAAGATTAA
- a CDS encoding TlpA family protein disulfide reductase, whose translation MKGKGFVLAIIFAAGVAAILFLTKTAEHHGKRAAKGLDAPAFELKDIEGKIWRLSDLKGKTVLLHFWAPWUDTCKMENPSIQGLVEAQKGNNSMVFISVLYKDSPANAMDYMKANGFNFPVLIDDKNVSMEYGITGVPETFVINKKGIIIEKVIGPIRWDSPDVMAEIMKLTNDSLN comes from the coding sequence ATGAAAGGTAAAGGATTTGTATTGGCGATTATTTTTGCTGCTGGTGTAGCAGCAATACTTTTTCTTACAAAGACAGCAGAGCATCACGGAAAGCGTGCAGCTAAAGGACTTGATGCACCAGCATTTGAACTGAAAGATATAGAGGGCAAGATATGGAGACTGTCTGATTTGAAGGGAAAGACTGTCCTTCTTCATTTCTGGGCGCCGTGGTGAGACACCTGTAAGATGGAAAATCCATCTATTCAGGGTCTCGTGGAGGCTCAAAAAGGAAATAACAGCATGGTTTTTATATCTGTGCTTTACAAAGACAGTCCTGCAAATGCGATGGATTATATGAAGGCAAATGGTTTTAATTTCCCTGTGTTGATAGATGATAAAAATGTATCAATGGAATATGGAATTACAGGTGTCCCTGAGACCTTTGTGATAAACAAAAAAGGAATAATAATAGAAAAGGTAATCGGTCCTATCCGTTGGGACTCCCCCGATGTAATGGCTGAAATAATGAAGCTCACAAATGATAGTCTAAATTAG